In the genome of Bacillus thuringiensis, the window GGCTAAAAGAGGTAAAAAGTACGTAGAAGCTGCAAAGCTTGTTGATCGTGCATCTGCTTACTCTGCAACAGAAGCAGTAGAATTAGTAAAGAAAACAAACACAGCTAAATTTGATGCAACTGTAGAAGCTGCATTCCGTTTAGGTGTTGACCCTAAGAAAGCTGACCAACAAATCCGTGGTGCAGTTGTTCTTCCACACGGTACTGGTAAAGTACAACGTGTATTAGTGTTCGCTAAAGGTGAAAAAGCTAAAGAAGCTGAAGCTGCTGGAGCTGACTTCGTAGGCGATACTGATTACATCGGTAAAATCCAACAAGGTTGGTTCGATTTCGATGTAGTAGTAGCAACTCCTGACATGATGGGTGAAGTTGGTAAACTTGGTCGCGTATTAGGACCTAAAGGTTTAATGCCAAACCCTAAAACTGGAACAGTTACTTTCGATGTAACTAAAGCTGTTAACGAAATCAAAGCTGGTAAAGTTGAATACCGCGTTGATAAAGCTGGTAACATCCACGTTCCAATCGGTAAAGTATCTTTCGAAGATG includes:
- the rplA gene encoding 50S ribosomal protein L1 codes for the protein MAKRGKKYVEAAKLVDRASAYSATEAVELVKKTNTAKFDATVEAAFRLGVDPKKADQQIRGAVVLPHGTGKVQRVLVFAKGEKAKEAEAAGADFVGDTDYIGKIQQGWFDFDVVVATPDMMGEVGKLGRVLGPKGLMPNPKTGTVTFDVTKAVNEIKAGKVEYRVDKAGNIHVPIGKVSFEDAKLVENFKTIADTLLKVKPSAAKGTYMKNVTVASTMGPGVRVDVSTLA